A single region of the Vicia villosa cultivar HV-30 ecotype Madison, WI linkage group LG4, Vvil1.0, whole genome shotgun sequence genome encodes:
- the LOC131596475 gene encoding protein NPGR1, whose product MLCACSGEQHKFEEVPQSPDSLATRDFSASGLSSRTGDWESKFNENQVEDVESTLKEALSLNYEEARALLGRLEYQRGNFDAALQVLQGIDIGSLTPRMIRAIAERNKPRKPRSKAGTVLPNLMSIHSVSLLLEAILLKAKSLEKLERYEEAGKECRIIVDTIESALPNGMPEGIGEVCKLQEMFHKALELLPNLWIKAGFLDEAVTAYRRALVKPWNLDPRRLACLQKDLATTLLYGGVEVNLPSHLLVNGSTSPMSNIEEAILLLLILSRMMALQTIDWDAEIIDHLTFSLSITGMFESLADCVEQILPGIFSRADRWYFLALCYSAAGNNEAALNLLRKVCGSSESKCIPHFSSYLFGAKLCSQYPNHAHEGIKLSQQVIGLAKHQNEHFLVQGQQILGVCYGAAARTSVVDSERVNFQKESLNFLNAAALTGNANAEVLFSLGLENAIQRNLDAAYQNIMKYSDMTVGSSARGWQLLALIVSAQKRFKDAETIVDFALDDATSVDQLELLRLKAVLQISQKQPKQAIETYRVLLAVIEARKELSLQAKNFGFDQAKIFRDEALTERKLEREAWQDLATIYTDVNSFLDAKACVDKAKSVEFFSPRSWHTTGKLFEAQSLYKEAFVSFSISLSIEPDYVPSIVSTAELLIKLGTQSFPMAKSFLMNALRLEPTNHDAWFNLGMVSKMEGSLQQAADCFQAAYELKFTTPVQKFE is encoded by the exons gaAGCTAGAGCTTTGTTGGGGAGGCTTGAATATCAAAGAGGGAACTTTGATGCTGCCCTTCAAGTGCTTCAGGGTATTGATATTGGTTCTTTGACCCCAAGGATGATCAGGGCTATAGCTGAAAGAAACAAGCCTAGAAAACCTCGTTCCAAGGCGGGTACCGTGCTTCCTAATTTGATGTCAATACATTCAGTAAGCCTGCTTCTTGAAGCAATTTTGCTTAAAGCCAAATCCTTAGAGAAGCTTGAGCGATACGAAG AGGCCGGGAAGGAATGCCGAATAATTGTGGATACAATTGAGTCAGCACTTCCTAATGGAATGCCCGAAGGTATTGGTGAAGTTTGTAAGTTGCAGGAAATGTTCCACAAAGCATTGGAGTTGCTTCCAAATCTATGGATCAAGGCAGGTTTTCTAGATGAAGCTGTCACTGCATATCGGCGTGCACTGGTCAAGCCATGGAATTTGGACCCGAGGAGGTTGGCCTGTCTACAAAAGGATTTAGCTACCACACTACTCTACGGCGGTGTTGAAGTAAACCTACCATCTCACTTGCTAGTGAATGGTTCAACATCACCGATGAGTAACATCGAAGAAGCGATACTTTTGCTATTGATACTATCGAGAATGATGGCGCTTCAGACAATAGATTGGGATGCTGAAATAATCGATCATCTTACATTTTCGCTTTCAATTACTGGGATGTTTGAGTCATTGGCAGATTGTGTAGAGCAGATCCTACCGGGTATCTTCAGTCGAGCCGATAGATGGTATTTTCTTGCTCTTTGTTACAGTGCAGCAGGAAACAACGAAGCAGCCTTGAATCTTTTGAGGAAGGTTTGTGGTAGCTCTGAATCAAAGTGTATACCTCATTTTTCTTCATATTTGTTTGGTGCAAAACTGTgttcccaatatccaaatcatgCTCACGAAGGCATCAAACTTTCACAACAAGTTATTGGTCTAGCCAAGCATCAAAACGAGCATTTTTTAGTACAAGGCCAACAAATTCTCGGTGTTTGTTATGGGGCAGCAGCTAGAACATCTGTAGTGGATTCTGAAAGAGTTAATTTTCAAAAAGAGTCTTTGAACTTTCTAAATGCAGCTGCCCTAACTGGAAATGCGAACGCAGAAGTGCTGTTCAGTCTTGGACTCGAAAATGCGATTCAAAGGAATCTAGATGCGGCTTATCAGAATATAATGAAGTACTCAGACATGACGGTTGGAAGCTCTGCAAGAGGTTGGCAGCTGTTAGCTCTCATAGTATCTGCACAGAAGAGGTTTAAGGATGCCGAAACTATAGTTGATTTTGCTTTAGACGATGCCACGAGCGTAGATCAGTTAGAGCTACTAAGACTCAAAGCTGTACTTCAAATTTCTCAGAAACAACCAAAGCAAGCTATTGAGACCTACAGAGTCTTGTTAGCAGTAATAGAAGCCAGGAAAGAGCTTTCACTTCAAGCTAAGAACTTTGGGTTTGATCAAGCAAAAATATTCCGGGATGAG GCGTTAACCGAACGGAAGTTGGAAAGGGAAGCATGGCAGGATTTAGCAACCATTTATACAGATGTTAATTCCTTTCTTGATGCAAAAGCCTGTGTTGACAAAGCAAAATCGGTCGAGTTTTTCTCTCCCAGAAGTTGGCATACTACAG GGAAGTTGTTTGAAGCACAATCATTATACAAGGAAGCCTTTGTTTCATTCTCAATCTCATTGTCTATAGAACCTGATTATGTTCCAAGTATCGTTTCAACTGCGGAGTTGTTGATTAAACTTGGTACGCAATCGTTTCCAATGGCTAAAAGCTTTTTAATGAATGCTTTGCGATTGGAACCTACAAACCACGACGCATGGTTCAATCTCGGAATGGTTTCAAAAATGGAAGGTTCATTACAACAAGCAGCAGATTGCTTTCAAGCTGCTTATGAGCTGAAGTTTACAACTCCAGTGCAAAAGTTTGAGTGA